One genomic segment of Panicum virgatum strain AP13 chromosome 2N, P.virgatum_v5, whole genome shotgun sequence includes these proteins:
- the LOC120662632 gene encoding uncharacterized protein LOC120662632 codes for MAEQQQYARQQHAGAAARSPLQQQRCSAQQRCSAQQHYAQACSARDDGAAAHVHMAMSDARYKLLGGGQYPSECDEDAPVPPALPVPFCRCEPGNQLAEVKQSRHPKTACRAFYICKWNDSLNPCHCFFFQWIDGPDKFDARIRLFPYYRSESWAYNEFRRWVPPPPNPPPMTEEEKQEAAIYRVNNPPKCHCGVRAKLQRPNIGVPPKFTPFFRCSLKTRDGWTACDFNEYIYGSRSHWPTEEEVREFESGKKPWPCTTTPSVRCKCGILATKGVVPSELGYGYYCGNSYGEYWEGRTYDWEWFEGRYELMLQLGRTKEPWKSRDTLNRKLKIRKDYQVTLPLESFLSGPVLQDLRREYGKKAAEKTTLEDCIIY; via the exons atggcagagcagcagcagtaTGCGCGGCAGCAGCAcgcaggagcagcagcgcgcagccccctgcagcagcagcgctgCAGCGCGCAGCAGCGCTGCAGCGCGCAGCAGCACTACGCCCAGGCGTGCAGTGCTCGTgacgacggggcggcggcgcatg TGCACATGGCAATGAGTGATGCCCGGTACAAGCTGCTTGGTGGTGGACAGTACCCATCCGAGTGTGATGAGGATGCCCCAGTCCCTCCTGCCCTTCCAGTTCCATTCTGTCGTTGTGAACCGGGCAATCAGCTGGCAGAGGTGAAGCAATCGAGGCATCCCAAGACGGCCTGTAGAGCATTCTACATATGCAAGTGGAATGATTCATTGAATCCTTGCCACTGCTTTTTCTTTCAGTGGATCGATGGTCCGGATAAGTTCGATGCTAGAATTCGGCTGTTCCCTTATTATCGGTCAGAGTCGTGGGCGTACAATGAGTTTAGACGATGGGTCCCTCCCCCACCAAATCCACCACCTATGacagaggaagagaagcaagaagctGCTATATATCGTGTGAACAATCCTCCCAAATGTCATTGCGGTGTTCGTGCCAAACTTCAAAGGCCTAATATTGGTGTCCCTCCAAAGTTCACTCCCTTTTTTAGATGCTCGCTAAAGACTAGA GATGGATGGACGGCATGTGACTTCAATGAGTATATTTATGGTTCTAGATCTCATTGGCCGACAGAAGAGGAAGTGCGAGAATTTGAGAGTGGGAAGAAGCCATGGCCATGTACAACTACTCCTAGTGTTCGATGCAAGTGTGGTATTCTGGCCACAAAAGGCGTAGTTCCTTCTGAGCTTGGCTACGGATATTACTGTGGCAATAGCTACGGAGAGTATTGG GAGGGAAGGACATATGATTGGGAGTGGTTTGAAGGCCGGTATGAGCTAATGTTGCAATTGGGCAGAACAAAAGAGCCTTGGAAATCTCGAGACACTTTAAATAGAAAACTGAAGATAAGGAAGGATTACCAAGTTACTTTGCCCCTTGAGTCATTTCTGTCAGGGCCTGTACTCCAAGACCTACGGCGTGAGTATGGAAAGAAGGCAGCAGAAAAGACGACTCTTGAGGATTGCATTATTTATTGA